Genomic segment of Panicum virgatum strain AP13 chromosome 9N, P.virgatum_v5, whole genome shotgun sequence:
GGTCCGGTCTTTAAACACccacacccccacccccacgccACGTCAACGCCCAGTCGTCCTCGCCCCTCACGATAAAAAGGCCGCGGGGACAAAGCCCGCGCGCACGCCTCCCCAAACGGCTACCTCAACGACTCGGTTTCTCCTCGGTTCCTCGCTCGCCATGCCGCCGAAGCGCGCGTGCCGCCTCGCGctgctggccgcggcggcggcgtacctgctcttcctcctcctcttcgagCTCCCCTCCTTCGACGtctccaccgcgccgccccgccacgcgcacgccgccgccacgcaccgcgcccgccgccgcgagctcgaggCGGCGGGCTCCGCGCTCCGCTCGCCCTCCCCGCTCCGCCCGCACAAGAGCGCCTCGCTCGCCGTCTCGTCCGTCCGCTTCCACCGCCCCAACTCGTCCTCCTCCATCgacgccaccgcctccgccgccttcgccgccgcgcggccccACCTCGCGCACCTCCTCTCCTATTCAGATTACGCATCcccatcgccgtcgccgtccgccgccgcctcggcctcctcctgccCCGTGACCGTCTCGGCTCCCGGGGACCGGCTCgcttgcggcggcgcgggagtgcTGGCGGTGGAGCTGCCGTGCGGGATGGCGGTGGGGTCGCGCGTCACGGTGgtggcgcggccgcgggcggcgcgggccgaGGGGGAGCCGAGGATCGCGGCGCGGAGGGAGGGGGGCGCGCCGGTGATGGTGTCGCACTTCATGGTCGAGCTCCTGGGCACCAAGGCGGTCCAGGGGGAGGAGCCGCCCAGGGTGCTGCACTTCAACCCCAGGATCCGCGGGGACTTCAGTGGCCGCCCCGTCATCGAGCTCAACACTTGCTACCGGATGCAGTGGGCGCAGCCGCAGCGGTGTGAGGGGTTCGCGTCACGGCCGGACGAGGATACTGGTGAGCTCGATTGCTTTGCTTTCTTCAGTTTTGTGCACTACCGCTTCTTCGTTCGGTAGGAAATTAGGTTTGCTTGTTAGAAAAGAAGGTCTGAATTTGGTAGCTGTTTCCTCAATTCATCGACCAAAAGATAAGGATTTCTTTATCCTCACGAATGTAGCTCGAAAAGTTGCCTTTGTAAATTGGCTTGAAGCTTAAGTTATGGTATTGACCTTTCagttgacggggaattgaagtGTGAGAAATGGATCCGGGATGATTACAGCAGCTCAGAAGAGTCAAAGATGAAATCGTGGTTGAGCCGTTTGATTGGTAGGCCGAGCATCGATTGGCCGTATCCATTTGCAGAGGGCAAGCAATTTGTTCTGACCATAATAGCTGGTCTGGAAGGCTACCATATCAATGTTGATGGCCGGCATATCACATCGTTCCCTTACCGCACTGTGAGTAGTCATGGCACCTTGTACAGGCTGCTAAATTGTTCCAGTGCGGTCTcaatatttaattttctaatggCTGTTAATTTTTTTGCTTGGCAGGGTTACAATCTGGAGGATGCAACGGAACTTTCTTTGAAAGGAGACCTTGATGTTGAGTCTGTCTTCGTTGCTCATTTGCCCAGTTCACCTCCTAGTTTCTCTCCACAGAGTTATCTAGAGATGTCTGAACAGTGGAAGGCCGAACCCTTACCAACTGAACCTGTGGAGCTTTTTATTGGCATCCTTTCAGCTGCGAACCATTTTTCTGAGCGTATGGCAGTTCGGAAGTCATGGATGATTTCTAGCAGGAGATCATCTAATGTTGTTGCTCGCTTCTTTGTGGCTCTGGTAAGTTTGACAAATGAATTATTAGGGTAACACTTTTCCATGAGAAAtctaataaaagaaaaatgctTCGCAGAATGGAAAAAAGGAGGTCAATGAAGAGCTGAAAAAGGAGGCGGAGTACTTTGGGGACATAGTTATAGTGCCATTCATGGATAACTATGACCTTGTTGTTCTGAAAACCATTGCCATTGCTGAGTATGGGGTGCGTAATTTAAATCTCTGGATGAATTTATCCTGCTTGTTCTATTAGCTtcgatttcatttgcataaaaATCTCCATGACATTGCAATAATTTTTCAGGTGAGGGTTGTTCCTGCAAAGCACATAATGAAATGCGACGATGATACATTTGTCAGAATTGAATCTGTTATAGATCAAGTAAAGAAGGTCCAAAATGGGAAGAGCATGTATGTAGGAAATATAAACTACTACCACAGGCCTTTACGGTCTGGGAAATGGTCTGTCACATATGAGGTGAGACTCTATTTTCTATAGAGTTAAAGAATATCGTACATGCAGTGTGCTGCCCCTTCAAAATGCTAGACGAAACCCTTTTAGGTGGCCTACCTTACGCTAGGTTGCTGAATTAGCGTGGATTCAGCATGTTAATTGTTAGGTCATCAGGGATGAGCCCTTTAGTCTCATTAATATCATTAGTATATGGTTTATCCTTTTCAAATTCTATGAATGTGTTAAGGAATTGAAAGCAGCACCTTTGGTACAATATCTGGCATAGCTGCATAATTTGTTGTGGTGACCCTATATGCCCTATAAAACCTTAAATTGTTGGTTTCATTTTGTCTTACACCATGTTAATGCTACATGAATTTGATCTAGTTTTTCTGCTCCTAACAGGAATGGCCAGAGCAAGTATATCCTCCTTATGCTAATGGACCTGGCTACGTGATTTCATCAGATATCGCTCAATACATTTTATCTGAGTTTGATAACAAGGCATTAAGAGTAAGTACAGCAGTTATACCCTCTTCCTATCACTTGCCATTGGGTACAGCAATAGTGCTTTGTCATTTTTTGAATAATGGGGTCTGCAACGTGTGATTTCTAATGGCTGCGCTTTTTTTTCTTGACACAGCTATTCAAGATGGAAGATGTCAGTATGGGCATGTGGGTTGAGAAGTTCAATACCACTCGTCAGCCTGTAGAGTATTTGCATGATGTCAGGTTCTACCAGCCTGGTTGCTTTGATGGTTACTTCACCGCGCACTACCAATCCCCACAGCACATGATTTGTTTGTGGAGAAAGTTGCAAGCTGGAAGCGCTCAGTGCTGCAACGTGAGATGACAACGGCTACCACATCCCTGGAGAGCAGATTGATCATTGTGCACTTCAGTCTGAACAGCGTGTTTGGGATTATCGAGAGACAGACAACACAAGGATGAGTTTGAGGCATAACTCTCTGGGCTTTGTCAGTTGTCACCTTTGATTCGTTCATTCTTCTGGTCAGTGGTTGATTCAGCTGCTGATGCTAACACTGGAAGTCCATTTTCCTATTACTGTTTCTGTACACGTCAAATTTATTTGACCTAGCTAGGATAAGAGCCTGATGGTTGTTTATGTAATTGTTGTATACCCACCATTCCTGTATATACCATCCTATGTGTTGACGGCTACGAGAATTTCTAGCTTTCGGTTGATGAGGTGtttttggtttaaatttgtGCTGGCATTCTCTTCATGTCGACGCAGAAATAATGCATTATCCGTTTGTTCTTCCCCGACAGTTATCGGGGCGTTTTCCTGGTCCATCATGCTCATTGACCACAAGAATACAAGATACTCTTTGGCGGCATGAAACAGCATGTTGCTCAGCACTTGGAGAAGGGCGATGCACTTGCCTTTTCACGCCGACTTGCTCTGCTTTCCCAAACCTGACGAAACCGAGCACGAGTTTCTGACGAGACTGAATCTTGCCTGAACGAAGGATGGATATTTGCATGAACGAAGGATGAATATTTAGGATGCTGAAATCCTGACCCCACCACAACTGAGCTGGCTCTTTCTCCGCTGGTCGTTTGATCTCGCGAGTTTTGCGGGTCCGACTACGAACTCCAACAGCCAACAGATTGATTGAGATCCACGCCACTGTTGTTTGTACGCCGTCCGACTATGCACTACGTGATTTCCATCCAACTACACTAGTATTTATATAAGCACTGGCCGTAAGTGCCTCGCGCCACGCACATTCACCTGCGATCTCCctcttccctcccctctccgccTCTCTCGATCGCCAGAACTCGAGAGCGTCAGAACCAGGTCCGTCGACATGGCCAAGGCCGATGACGCGTCGTCCGTCGCGCTCCTGCGCGGCCTGCGCTCCGGCGCCGTCGACTTCACCTTCGTCCACCGCTTCGGCGTCTGCTCCGCTGCCCCTGCGGACCTCGTCGCCAACCTGGAGCCGGTGCCGGGAACCGACCTCGCCGGAGACGACGGCTACAGCAGCGTGTGGTACTTCTACTGCCCCAAGCGGTACAAGAACACACAAGGCAAACCAAGCGGGCACAGGCAGCgcgccatcgccggcggcgacgcgtgctGGCACTCGGAGACGCGCCCGAAGCCCGTCAAGGGTCTGGCCGGCGCCACGCTGTGCAACCTATCCTACGGGCGCAAGGAGGGCTCGAGCAGATCGTTCAACCGTTTGGGATGGTGTTTGACTGAATACGATGAAGAAGCAGGCGACGATGGCCATGTGTTGTGCAAGGTTTATCGCTCGTCATCCTCTCTCGCCAAGGGGAAGTTGAAGGCGTCGTCGTCGACATCCACCAACCCCACCTCGAccgagcaggcggcggcccAGTGCTCTTCTGCctccaagagaaaggcgaccgCCGATCACCCTCAGGCGCGGCCGAGCAAGATCAGCCACGCGCAGGCCTGCGCCAGTAACTACTCCTTCGTGGATCAGGAATTCTACCATCAGATGCAGGAGCCCTTGCTTACTGAGGACCAGATGGGCATGACGATGCCAGTGTGCGTAGATTACGAGTCCCTGTTCCCAGCCGAGGAGGAGCAGCTTCTGCAGAACACTCTGGCCCTGGTGGCAGCCGAGGAGGAGCAGAGCCAGCAGAACACACTGGTGTCAGCCGAGGAGGAGCAGCTTCAGCAGAACACCCTGGCGATCGCCGAGGAGCAGCTTCGGCAGAACACCCCGTTCACCATGGACGGCTTGTTGGGCAGCCCAGGGTACGGCGAGTACGGAGGTTGCTCCTGGAGCACCCAGGTCACCATGGACGAGTTGTTCAGCAGATCCAGCGGATGCCATGGACGTGGTCATCTCTGCCGCGTTCTCTGATCTCCGTCGTTCTGATCAGTGCCGGCCGATTCAGACAATGCAGCAGAGCTTTTGCCATCTGGTCTGACGATCGATCATATCTGCTGCAGATGAGGCCGGCCTTGAAGCAGCGTCGTAGCAGCTAGTCCACGAGAGGGAACTCAGGCTGACCAAGCCAGAACGCACAGTTGCACACACACTGAACAAAACAAATCACATGTGAGCCTTCCTTTGGAGTGAGATGGGTTGGCTTTCAAGCTCGAAACGTTGGTTCGACAGACAAGAATCCGATTCCGCGGGTCGTCGTGTGCCGACCCGTCTCGCCCTGTTActacgccgtcgccgtggcTCGGCACCCACCCACGCGACGCGACACACACGGCAcgaggaattttttttatttttaaccttttctttattaaaattttaagtttaacccgtattggtttttatttgcagtgcgtagcccgtttggtcgcgccaTCCCGCATGGCGCGACAGATAGCCTCTGTCGCGacagtgcatgtggcgcgacagtgtGGTCACGCTGGCGGCCCGAGCCAGCGCAGCGCCGCGTCGGCGATGACGTGGCCCTTCCTGttgcgccacatgcactggcgcgacaagcCTGTCGGGCTGGCGCGACAGGGCCAATGTCTTgggcccgcgccggcctcctccccccACCCTCCCTTTCCTTCCCTCGCTCCACGCAGACCACAGCGCGTCTAGGGTCACCGGCAGGCGCCGCCACTCcccagaccccccccccccgaaaatCGGATTTTTTTAGGGGAAAAGTACAGGGAATCGTTCCCCACCCTTCCCAGAAGGTATTGCCCCTAATATCTCATCGTTTAACCGTGTGCATTAGTAGTGATTTGTTGTTTTTTTATTAGGGTTAGGTTCTTGATATGAGAAATGGTGGTGTTGTTGATAGTTTTATCATGATTAGGATTTTAGATGATAGTTAGATAGTACTCTGCTCTCGATTTGGATGTGaggtagtacgtgcatgcatcgattaatatgaTTTCTCGGATTGAGTAGTGGGGATGTTAGTATGAGTTACCTGTAATTTTATTCCACAGTTTTAGGAATGTACATATTATATTTTGAGTGCTGGTATAGTGTGCTTAATTAGTATATACTTTGTTTTCATAATTATTATGTTTTTATTTCCATaagtttttttatttcacaTGGCAATTGAATTTATGTATCTGCAGTGCACATGGCAATGAGCGATGCCCGGTACAAGCTGCTTGGTGGTGGACAGTACCCATCCGAGTGTGATGAGGATGCCCCAGTTCCTCATGCTCTTCCAGTTTCATTCTGTCGTTGTGAACCGGGCAATCAGCTGGCAGAGGTGAAGCAATCGAGGCATCCCAAGACGGCCGGTAGAGCATTCTACATATGCAAGTGGAATGATTCATTGAATCCTTGCCACTGCTTTTTCTTTCAGTGGATCGATGGTCCGGATAAGTTTGATCCTAGAATTTGGCTGTTCCCTTATTATCGGTCAGAGTCGTGGGCGTACAATGAGTTTAGACGATGGGTCCCTCCCCCACCAAATCCACCACCTATGACAGAGGAAGAGAAGTAAGAAGCTGCTATATATCGTGTGAACAATCCTCCGAAATGCCATTGCGGTGTTCGTGCCAAACTTCAAAGGCATAATATTGGTGTCCCTCCAAAGTTCACTCCCTTTTTTAGATGCTCGCTAAAGACTAGAGTAAGTGTCATGTAGCGTACCATTGATTCTTTAATTTTGCAGGAGTAGATGCTCGTTAATGTTATGTCTTATGCAGGATGGATGGCCGGCATGTGACTTCAATGAGTATATTTATGGTCCTAGATCTCATTGGCCGACAGAAGAGGAAGTGCAAGAATTTGAGAGTGGGAAGAAGTCATGGCCATGTACAACTACTCCTAGTCTTCGAtgcaagtgtggtattgtgGCCACAAAAGGCGTAGTTCCTTCTGAGCTTGGATACGGTATTACTGTGGCAATAGCTACGGAGAGTATTGGGTTTGTACATTAACGACAAAGTTGAAACTCGTTACGATTATGTCATTTTGCTAGTACTTGGTATATTAACATTTGTGAATGTTTGGCTCTTAATAAATTTTCAggagggaaggacatgtgattgggAGTGGTTCCAAGTCTGGTATGAGCTAATGTTGCAATTCGGCAGAACAAAAGAGCCTTGGAAATCTAGAGACACTATAAATAGAAAACTGAAGATAAGGAAGGATTACGAAGTTACTTTGCCCCTTGAGTCATTTCTGTCAGGGACAGTACTCCAAGACTTACGGCGTGAGTATGGAAAGAAggcagcagaaaaggcaactctTGAGGATTGCATTGTGTATTGGAGGAGGAATCGAAGCAAGTACCCACGGCCCCTCACAGATAGGGAGCTTTTGGCAAATTatgagaagaaggaggaggaggaggaggagatggagaggcAGAGGTTAAGGGAGGAAAGAGCAAAGAAATGTTTTACTATTGATACGGAAGCTAAATACCCAAAGGGTTGTTGAGAAgaatattttcagaaattggAGGCTAACAAGAGGAttgaagaaatggaaaagatTGAGGATTTAGCTCAGGAGGCTCAGATGGAGACAATGCAAGCCCTAGTTGCCGATTTGCCACACAAGTTGCTCAACGTTGAGAAGGTTGTGTCATCCGCGAGCACGGAGGTTTTGGGTGTTAGAGGTATTCAAATGGAGGCAATGAAGTTAATTGCAGGAGACTTACCTGCCCAGGACAAAGGGAAGAGTGTTTCTGAGCATGGCCATGTTcctgatgatgg
This window contains:
- the LOC120687543 gene encoding hydroxyproline O-galactosyltransferase GALT6-like, whose product is LKRQQSRCPLGLQLKPWHWQRAAAGRGSLTVTAAACVPACLAPHDRKSATVRSLNTHTPTPTPRQRPVVLAPHDKKAAGTKPARTPPQTATSTTRFLLGSSLAMPPKRACRLALLAAAAAYLLFLLLFELPSFDVSTAPPRHAHAAATHRARRRELEAAGSALRSPSPLRPHKSASLAVSSVRFHRPNSSSSIDATASAAFAAARPHLAHLLSYSDYASPSPSPSAAASASSCPVTVSAPGDRLACGGAGVLAVELPCGMAVGSRVTVVARPRAARAEGEPRIAARREGGAPVMVSHFMVELLGTKAVQGEEPPRVLHFNPRIRGDFSGRPVIELNTCYRMQWAQPQRCEGFASRPDEDTVDGELKCEKWIRDDYSSSEESKMKSWLSRLIGRPSIDWPYPFAEGKQFVLTIIAGLEGYHINVDGRHITSFPYRTGYNLEDATELSLKGDLDVESVFVAHLPSSPPSFSPQSYLEMSEQWKAEPLPTEPVELFIGILSAANHFSERMAVRKSWMISSRRSSNVVARFFVALNGKKEVNEELKKEAEYFGDIVIVPFMDNYDLVVLKTIAIAEYGVRVVPAKHIMKCDDDTFVRIESVIDQVKKVQNGKSMYVGNINYYHRPLRSGKWSVTYEEWPEQVYPPYANGPGYVISSDIAQYILSEFDNKALRLFKMEDVSMGMWVEKFNTTRQPVEYLHDVRFYQPGCFDGYFTAHYQSPQHMICLWRKLQAGSAQCCNVR